One Niallia circulans DNA segment encodes these proteins:
- a CDS encoding DMT family transporter produces the protein MNKYIFFILIILTTALMGSSFAIGKLGLTYASPLLLAGLRFVLAGIIMAVIVKKFKRPHPRGLRDWRKVIILGSLQTAGVMGCIFISLRTITASESSILTFMNPLLVIIFGTIFLGIRYKWYQWSGVVLGFIGVGITLGGINEWNVGLVFGALSAVFWAISTLLVNRWGKGFDTWTLSAYQMLFGGIILVFLSIVLENPFFLFNKFSIVVLLWLSIMSSIVQFAVWYFLLQKGEPGKTSSYLFLAPFFGVLSGNVLLDEPISYALIGGGAFILMGIYLVNNTFKKAAAACNVEGAMIDEK, from the coding sequence ATGAATAAATACATTTTTTTTATCTTAATTATTTTGACGACGGCACTGATGGGATCATCCTTTGCCATCGGAAAATTAGGCTTAACCTATGCCTCGCCTTTATTGCTGGCTGGGTTACGATTTGTTTTAGCAGGCATTATTATGGCTGTTATTGTTAAAAAGTTTAAAAGACCACATCCAAGAGGTTTAAGAGATTGGAGAAAAGTAATTATTTTAGGCTCTCTCCAAACAGCAGGAGTTATGGGTTGTATTTTTATTAGCTTAAGAACTATTACTGCAAGTGAGTCTTCCATTTTAACATTTATGAATCCGTTATTAGTGATTATTTTCGGAACGATATTTTTGGGTATTCGCTATAAATGGTATCAATGGAGTGGCGTTGTCTTAGGGTTTATTGGTGTAGGAATTACGTTAGGAGGCATTAATGAATGGAATGTAGGGTTAGTGTTTGGAGCGCTTTCAGCAGTTTTCTGGGCAATTTCTACATTATTAGTCAATCGGTGGGGAAAGGGGTTTGACACTTGGACACTGTCAGCTTATCAAATGCTATTTGGTGGAATAATCCTCGTTTTTTTAAGTATAGTCCTGGAAAACCCGTTCTTTCTGTTTAACAAATTTTCAATCGTCGTCCTATTATGGCTTAGTATCATGTCGTCAATCGTTCAATTTGCAGTTTGGTATTTCCTTTTACAAAAAGGGGAGCCAGGTAAAACCAGCTCTTATTTATTTTTAGCTCCATTTTTTGGCGTTTTAAGTGGAAATGTGTTGCTGGATGAACCTATTTCTTATGCGTTAATAGGCGGAGGCGCATTTATTTTAATGGGTATCTATCTTGTAAATAATACCTTTAAAAAAGCTGCGGCTGCATGCAATGTGGAGGGAGCGATGATAGATGAAAAGTAA
- a CDS encoding ArsR/SmtB family transcription factor: protein MSISPNITALTALLTEESRATILAALMDGKFHTASELAYMATITPQTASFHLAKLVEKQLVISEKNGRFRYFRLANEEVANTLEIFMSISPPPEVRSLKQSSQLKRLENARTCYDHLAGKISVQLTNIMEESGYLEKSDKQFNITEKGEQFFIEMGVDVVALSKKRRSFSHACLDWSERTHHLGGALGNGLFERYLELGWIESKANSREITITAFGKAGFKEFFGLENL, encoded by the coding sequence ATGAGTATAAGCCCGAATATTACCGCCTTAACCGCTCTTCTTACAGAGGAATCACGAGCAACAATCCTGGCAGCTTTGATGGATGGCAAATTTCATACTGCAAGTGAATTAGCCTATATGGCGACCATCACACCACAAACAGCCAGTTTTCATCTTGCCAAACTGGTTGAAAAGCAGCTTGTGATAAGTGAAAAAAATGGGCGCTTCCGCTATTTTCGCTTAGCAAACGAGGAAGTTGCCAATACACTTGAAATCTTTATGTCCATCTCACCCCCACCAGAGGTTCGATCATTAAAGCAATCCAGTCAGTTAAAACGATTAGAAAATGCACGAACCTGTTATGACCATTTAGCAGGGAAAATAAGTGTGCAGCTAACAAACATAATGGAGGAATCTGGATATCTAGAGAAAAGCGACAAACAATTTAACATTACTGAAAAAGGAGAGCAGTTCTTTATAGAAATGGGAGTCGATGTTGTTGCATTATCCAAAAAACGCCGTTCCTTTTCACATGCATGCCTTGACTGGAGTGAACGCACACATCATTTAGGTGGTGCATTAGGAAACGGTCTATTTGAACGGTACCTCGAATTAGGCTGGATTGAATCAAAAGCAAATTCGCGTGAAATTACTATCACTGCATTTGGTAAAGCTGGCTTTAAGGAGTTTTTTGGACTGGAGAATTTGTAA